A stretch of the Cystobacter fuscus DSM 2262 genome encodes the following:
- a CDS encoding response regulator transcription factor, with protein MFVVDDDPSVLRSLSRMFQLEGYAIEGFDHPRQILERKPGGRPGCVVLDLRMPELNGLELQEEMRRAGWKQPIIFISGHGDVPAAVKAMKAGAVDFLPKPVGMAELLEAVERALARDRAAVASEQELEALRVRFSTLSPREREVCQGVARGLLNKQIAAELGTAEQTVRLQRARAMEKLAVDSVPELVRLLERLGSPS; from the coding sequence GACGATCCCTCGGTGCTGCGCAGCCTCTCGCGCATGTTCCAGCTGGAAGGGTACGCGATCGAGGGCTTCGACCACCCGCGGCAGATACTGGAGCGAAAACCCGGAGGGCGTCCGGGGTGCGTGGTGCTGGACCTGCGCATGCCGGAGCTCAACGGGCTGGAACTTCAGGAGGAGATGCGGCGCGCGGGGTGGAAGCAGCCCATCATCTTCATCAGCGGACACGGGGATGTGCCGGCGGCGGTGAAGGCCATGAAGGCCGGTGCCGTGGACTTTCTGCCCAAGCCGGTCGGCATGGCGGAACTGCTGGAAGCGGTGGAGCGGGCGTTGGCGCGGGACCGGGCGGCGGTCGCCTCCGAGCAGGAACTCGAGGCGCTGCGGGTCCGCTTCTCCACGCTGTCGCCCCGCGAGAGGGAGGTCTGCCAGGGGGTGGCGCGGGGGCTGCTCAACAAGCAGATCGCCGCCGAGCTGGGCACCGCCGAGCAGACCGTGCGCCTGCAGCGCGCCCGAGCCATGGAGAAGCTGGCGGTGGACTCGGTGCCCGAGCTGGTGCGGCTGCTGGAGCGGCTGGGCTCACCGTCGTGA